One window of the Armatimonadota bacterium genome contains the following:
- a CDS encoding ABC transporter permease subunit, translated as MIIWSIAKTTVGDAMRKKVLQIFLVVAIGLIIISLSFSQTLSFSTREGSSTDIMLVKSFGLGLMAMAGWLISLVMCVSLIPQEIERRTIYTILAKPVKRYEFIIGKFLGAMLTLGICVAFMGVVFIGVVMAKAHGASVAAAAATTGISSAEAGVQKVQMFDINMLWSVVMIYLQFVVLSALVLLFSVFLTPTVNFFMGLGVYIIGVMASMTETLANSESMNLVLKGFYKIVHMIIPNFDKFNVTNTLLHPEAHITNVMRYTGQVAVYGIFYALLMMMLAIIIFEKKEV; from the coding sequence GTGATTATCTGGTCCATCGCTAAAACAACCGTCGGCGACGCCATGAGGAAGAAAGTGCTTCAGATATTCCTGGTGGTCGCTATAGGTCTTATTATTATATCGCTCTCGTTCTCGCAGACCCTTTCTTTCTCTACCAGGGAGGGCTCGTCCACGGATATTATGCTCGTCAAGAGCTTCGGCCTGGGGCTTATGGCAATGGCCGGGTGGCTGATCAGTCTGGTGATGTGTGTATCGCTGATCCCGCAGGAGATAGAGCGCCGCACGATCTACACAATCCTTGCAAAGCCCGTTAAGCGATATGAGTTTATTATCGGTAAATTCCTCGGAGCAATGCTCACGCTTGGGATATGCGTTGCATTTATGGGAGTCGTTTTTATAGGTGTGGTGATGGCCAAAGCGCACGGGGCGTCAGTGGCCGCGGCGGCAGCCACCACAGGCATATCGTCAGCGGAAGCCGGTGTTCAAAAGGTCCAGATGTTTGATATCAACATGCTCTGGAGTGTGGTGATGATATATCTGCAGTTTGTGGTGCTGAGCGCCTTGGTACTGCTTTTTTCGGTATTTCTGACTCCAACGGTAAACTTCTTTATGGGCTTGGGTGTCTACATCATAGGTGTTATGGCCTCAATGACCGAGACGCTTGCCAATTCCGAATCAATGAACCTGGTGCTCAAGGGTTTTTACAAGATCGTACACATGATCATACCTAACTTCGACAAGTTTAATGTCACCAATACTCTCCTTCATCCCGAAGCTCATATTACCAATGTCATGAGGTATACGGGTCAGGTGGCCGTTTACGGCATCTTCTATGCTCTGCTTATGATGATGCTCGCGATTATCATATTTGAGAAGAAGGAAGTCTAG